In the Nilaparvata lugens isolate BPH chromosome 9, ASM1435652v1, whole genome shotgun sequence genome, one interval contains:
- the LOC120352927 gene encoding uncharacterized protein LOC120352927 has protein sequence MDMHLFPRWGYPKILLSDNSTQFTGKLWNELCLKWGVLHYTTPIYHPRANPTERRNQELKKGLRIRLQEQHQEWENQPPSVLFTLRNRQNTATRYSPSQILFGQTLPRPGEWSHWPKNQLEPHKDHINQRLHTLTAIKREAVLNQENYLNWKRDPIAETQPRYQIGDQVLTRNHQLSNKAQKFHTCLAPRWKGPYTVTHNRRAVYWITCDNETIKVYETQLRSAPTTDQQHLLE, from the coding sequence ATGGATATGCACCTGTTTCCCAGATGGGGATACCCAAAAATCCTACTCTCTGACAATAGCACTCAGTTTACGGGGAAACTATGGAACGAACTCTGCCTCAAATGGGGAGTCTTACACTACACCACGCCAATTTATCACCCCCGAGCCAACCCTACCGAGAGAAGGAACCAGGAACTCAAGAAGGGACTACGGATCCGCCTACAAGAACAACACCAAGAATGGGAGAACCAACCACCATCTGTGCTATTCACCCTGCGAAATCGACAGAACACGGCAACAAGATACAGCCCCAGTCAAATCCTGTTTGGCCAAACCCTTCCACGGCCAGGGGAATGGAGCCACTGGCCCAAAAATCAACTCGAACCGCACAAAGACCATATTAACCAGCGTCTACACACGCTAACTGCAATCAAACGCGAAGCCGTGTTGAACCAAGAAAATTATCTCAATTGGAAGCGAGACCCGATAGCCGAGACACAGCCTCGTTACCAGATCGGCGATCAGGTGCTCACACGGAATCATCAACTCTCAAACAAGGCTCAGAAATTCCACACGTGCCTAGCACCCAGATGGAAGGGACCATATACGGTCACCCACAACCGAAGAGCTGTCTACTGGATCACCTGTGACAACGAGACCATCAAGGTGTACGAGACTCAACTACGCTCAGCTCCAACCACCGACCAGCAACATCTCTTGGAATAa